A region from the Parabacteroides sp. FAFU027 genome encodes:
- a CDS encoding M13 family metallopeptidase — MKLTHSIKMTFSLMSFLCVAMLGNAAQNTDPLVAHIDSTISPGRDFFMFANGKWFKQNPIPASETSNGIFQMIQDTINAQIHDVCVSSARMKNKEQGSARQKIGDLYITGMDSVSLNRNGINPIKADLARIDKIASQKDLLATAAWMRTIGAGTMYGLYVAQDDKISSKHAVFIAQGGLSLPDREYYFATDKQAVKVRQAFVTYARKMFLRMGYDANGAQSAAKEIMKLETALAKVSRKLEDTRDPFRNYNKMSFNKLTATNPALEWQLTFQTVGLPKVDSVIVGQPEFVKALNGYLKSFPLSVWKSYLKLNLIGSYAEYLDDKTFRIAFDYSSALRGTKVPRPRWKRVTNEVDGSLGDLVGQVYVKDYLPKGTKEKLLEIGTEIKKVYAERIKNLDWMSPETKQKALHKLDVMIMKAGYPDKWKDMSKLEINRFSFAENMKRVAQWHFNYMFSKYGKPVDRTEWDMQPQTYNAYYNPSNNEIVVPGCNILVPGFERKMADDAILYSIIGGSTFGHEMTHGFDDQGAKYDANGNLTNWWTPQDSAKFFTRTKMIVAQFNKYVAVDTLHINGEMTQGENIADLGGIAMGYEAFKKTAQYKSNEIISGFNPDQRFFLGYAMAWMVNARPEYISNQVRSDVHSPARFRVNGPLSDMDAFYSTFHIQKGDAMWLPEELRVKIW; from the coding sequence ATGAAACTCACCCACTCCATCAAAATGACATTCTCCCTGATGTCATTTCTCTGTGTAGCCATGCTTGGCAATGCTGCACAAAATACAGATCCGCTGGTAGCGCATATCGATTCAACAATCTCTCCGGGTAGAGATTTCTTCATGTTTGCCAATGGCAAATGGTTTAAACAGAATCCGATTCCGGCCAGTGAGACATCGAACGGCATTTTCCAGATGATACAGGACACCATCAATGCGCAGATCCACGATGTGTGCGTCTCGTCTGCCCGGATGAAAAACAAAGAACAGGGAAGTGCACGTCAAAAGATCGGCGACCTTTATATTACCGGCATGGATTCTGTCTCGCTTAACCGCAACGGTATTAATCCGATCAAAGCAGATCTGGCACGTATCGACAAGATTGCCTCGCAAAAAGACCTGTTGGCCACCGCAGCCTGGATGCGGACAATCGGAGCCGGAACAATGTACGGTCTTTATGTCGCGCAGGATGATAAGATCAGCAGCAAACATGCGGTTTTTATAGCACAGGGAGGATTGAGCCTGCCTGATCGGGAATATTACTTTGCCACGGATAAGCAAGCGGTAAAAGTTCGTCAGGCTTTCGTCACTTATGCCCGGAAAATGTTTCTGAGAATGGGATATGACGCTAATGGTGCACAATCAGCAGCCAAAGAGATTATGAAACTGGAAACTGCACTTGCCAAAGTTTCCCGCAAGCTGGAAGATACGCGTGATCCTTTTCGCAACTACAACAAAATGTCTTTCAACAAACTGACAGCAACCAACCCTGCGCTGGAGTGGCAACTAACTTTCCAGACCGTTGGATTACCTAAAGTGGATAGTGTGATAGTCGGCCAACCGGAATTTGTAAAGGCGCTGAATGGTTATTTAAAAAGCTTTCCGCTATCGGTATGGAAATCCTACCTGAAACTGAATCTCATCGGCTCTTATGCTGAATACCTCGATGATAAAACCTTCCGCATTGCCTTTGATTACAGTTCGGCACTGCGTGGAACTAAAGTGCCCCGCCCCCGCTGGAAACGCGTCACCAATGAAGTGGACGGCTCACTCGGTGATTTGGTCGGACAGGTTTATGTAAAGGATTATTTGCCTAAGGGTACCAAAGAAAAATTACTTGAAATAGGTACGGAGATCAAGAAAGTATATGCTGAACGCATCAAAAACCTGGATTGGATGTCGCCGGAAACTAAGCAAAAAGCCCTTCACAAACTTGATGTGATGATTATGAAAGCCGGTTATCCGGATAAATGGAAGGATATGAGCAAACTTGAAATCAACCGTTTTTCCTTTGCTGAGAATATGAAAAGAGTGGCTCAATGGCATTTCAACTACATGTTTTCCAAATATGGGAAACCGGTGGATCGGACAGAATGGGATATGCAGCCACAAACCTACAACGCTTACTACAATCCTTCGAACAACGAAATCGTAGTGCCGGGATGCAACATTCTTGTTCCGGGTTTCGAACGCAAAATGGCCGATGACGCGATTCTTTATTCCATCATCGGAGGCTCTACTTTCGGTCATGAGATGACTCATGGATTTGACGATCAGGGTGCTAAATATGACGCTAACGGAAACCTCACTAACTGGTGGACTCCCCAGGACAGCGCGAAGTTCTTTACCCGGACAAAAATGATCGTTGCGCAATTCAATAAATACGTTGCCGTGGACACGCTGCATATCAATGGTGAGATGACACAAGGTGAGAATATCGCCGATCTTGGCGGCATTGCGATGGGATACGAAGCCTTTAAGAAAACCGCCCAATACAAAAGCAACGAGATAATCTCAGGATTCAATCCTGACCAGCGGTTCTTCCTCGGATATGCTATGGCCTGGATGGTGAATGCCCGTCCCGAGTATATCTCCAATCAGGTACGCAGTGATGTCCATTCACCTGCAAGATTCCGTGTAAACGGACCGCTATCAGATATGGATGCTTTCTACTCTACGTTTCATATTCAAAAAGGAGATGCCATGTGGTTACCGGAAGAACTTCGGGTGAAAATATGGTAA
- a CDS encoding SGNH/GDSL hydrolase family protein, which produces MKKKQLLTLLLFAFALLSYGTIPVPFNQKNITYMGRIGMESNQYAELYWPGSSISINFKGTEIKGTFKNVKEETYFFVIVDGDDSNPVKIKPDTIKSTIVLAKGLKNKKHTLQVFKLTNNTTFSRFYGFELADGSKILPASPLPKRKIEFYGNSITAGHGVDVKAGNPDSGSSALFNNYWTYAARTARHYHSQYSCIARSGIGIMVSWFPEIMPEIYDRTNPDNPQSKWDFSKYTPDIVVINLFQNDSWIVKQPNNAQFKARFGTTAPDEAFIIKSYQDFVKSIRSKYPKASIICALGSMDATKEGSPWPGYVEKASKGLNDPKIYTYFFPFKNTPGHPIVAEQKVMADGLIKFIDEHIKW; this is translated from the coding sequence ATGAAAAAGAAACAACTACTGACGCTGCTTCTCTTTGCGTTTGCATTGCTGAGTTACGGAACTATTCCGGTTCCTTTCAATCAAAAAAACATCACTTACATGGGGCGAATCGGCATGGAGTCAAACCAGTACGCCGAATTGTATTGGCCGGGAAGTTCCATCTCGATTAACTTTAAAGGGACTGAAATCAAAGGGACATTTAAAAACGTGAAAGAAGAAACCTACTTCTTCGTAATCGTGGATGGTGACGATAGCAATCCGGTGAAAATCAAACCTGACACGATTAAATCCACCATTGTTTTGGCGAAGGGCCTGAAGAATAAGAAACACACACTACAGGTTTTCAAACTCACCAATAACACGACCTTCTCCCGCTTTTACGGTTTTGAACTGGCCGATGGCTCTAAAATTTTGCCTGCTTCTCCCCTGCCTAAAAGAAAAATAGAATTCTACGGCAACTCTATTACAGCCGGTCACGGAGTGGATGTGAAAGCCGGCAATCCTGATTCAGGAAGTTCAGCCCTGTTTAATAACTACTGGACTTATGCTGCCCGCACTGCCCGCCATTATCATTCGCAATACTCTTGCATTGCCCGCAGCGGCATCGGCATCATGGTAAGCTGGTTCCCCGAGATTATGCCTGAGATATATGACCGCACCAACCCTGACAATCCTCAAAGCAAATGGGATTTTAGCAAATACACTCCCGATATCGTGGTGATCAACCTCTTCCAGAACGATTCCTGGATAGTAAAACAGCCCAACAATGCACAGTTTAAGGCTCGATTTGGCACAACGGCACCTGACGAAGCGTTCATCATCAAATCATACCAGGATTTTGTAAAATCAATCCGCAGCAAATACCCAAAAGCTTCCATCATTTGTGCTTTAGGTAGCATGGATGCAACCAAAGAAGGCTCGCCATGGCCGGGATACGTGGAAAAAGCGTCAAAAGGATTGAATGACCCGAAAATATACACCTACTTTTTCCCTTTCAAAAACACGCCGGGACACCCCATTGTCGCTGAACAGAAAGTCATGGCAGATGGTCTGATTAAGTTTATCGACGAACACATCAAATGGTAA
- a CDS encoding phospholipase A, whose protein sequence is MICKQLFRKPLLLTIMAGLSCSLSSYAAQNDYSALMDSIDIHKPNYIKVYHQVNRNELIRQINESPAFAPGKENYLSTGAPIEDEFEKENADMKAQIELRYRFTKDIMPFHSYLIMNYRQTTFWHIFDKSMTHNFNPSIGLTKIIFKGKHIIGRASLMAEHESDGRDSLNNHGWNNVSLTGEYFFNPRLHFEGKLWAPFGIGKENSDLMKYRGYGYVAISAMDRSKMVRGSLLLNPRGKNDGVNLTLDLSFRLSQNDNRYIFFQYYKGYGEELHNYKQYHSILRAGFAIKQDFASFF, encoded by the coding sequence ATGATCTGCAAACAACTTTTTCGCAAACCTCTGCTTCTGACAATAATGGCAGGATTGAGTTGCTCCCTTTCCTCCTATGCCGCACAAAACGATTATTCAGCTTTGATGGATAGCATTGACATCCACAAGCCCAATTATATCAAAGTTTATCACCAAGTAAACAGAAACGAACTCATTCGTCAGATAAACGAATCTCCGGCATTTGCTCCGGGAAAAGAAAACTACCTTAGTACGGGAGCTCCTATCGAAGACGAATTTGAGAAGGAAAATGCCGACATGAAAGCGCAGATCGAGCTCCGATACCGGTTCACCAAAGATATTATGCCTTTTCATTCCTATCTCATAATGAACTACCGCCAGACTACTTTCTGGCACATCTTCGACAAATCAATGACTCACAATTTCAATCCGTCTATCGGACTGACGAAGATTATCTTTAAAGGAAAACATATTATCGGAAGAGCCTCGTTGATGGCCGAACATGAATCGGACGGTAGGGATTCGCTCAACAATCACGGGTGGAACAATGTCTCTCTGACAGGTGAGTATTTTTTCAATCCAAGGTTGCACTTTGAGGGGAAATTATGGGCTCCCTTTGGTATCGGTAAGGAAAATTCTGATTTGATGAAGTATCGAGGGTATGGATATGTGGCTATTAGTGCAATGGATCGTTCAAAAATGGTCAGAGGCTCTCTCCTGCTCAATCCCAGAGGTAAGAATGACGGTGTAAACCTGACTCTGGATCTTAGCTTCAGGCTTTCGCAAAATGACAACCGCTATATATTCTTCCAATACTACAAAGGCTATGGCGAAGAGCTGCACAATTACAAACAATATCATTCGATTTTACGGGCAGGATTTGCCATCAAGCAGGATTTCGCATCATTTTTCTAA
- a CDS encoding HIT family protein, with product MPTPVSECLYCQKLPVLDELMIKIAELEVSEIFLFKEQSHPGRCNVVYKDHGVELYELSDEERNAFMRDVVKTAKAIASAYNPAKINYGAFSDKLSHLHMHIVPKYEGGYNFGGVIEMNPQKTYLSDAEYAEMIDKIKAGL from the coding sequence ATGCCAACACCTGTATCAGAATGTCTGTACTGCCAAAAACTGCCGGTACTAGACGAATTGATGATCAAAATTGCCGAGCTGGAAGTTTCCGAAATTTTTCTTTTCAAAGAACAGTCTCACCCGGGACGTTGCAATGTCGTTTACAAAGATCACGGCGTTGAGCTATATGAACTGAGTGATGAAGAGCGTAACGCCTTTATGCGTGATGTGGTTAAGACAGCTAAAGCTATCGCATCGGCTTACAATCCTGCTAAAATCAATTACGGTGCATTCTCTGACAAACTTTCTCACCTGCACATGCATATTGTTCCTAAATACGAGGGAGGCTATAACTTCGGTGGCGTAATCGAAATGAATCCACAGAAGACTTATCTTTCAGATGCGGAATATGCTGAGATGATTGACAAAATCAAAGCAGGATTATAA
- a CDS encoding sialate O-acetylesterase yields MKIKTLLTPALALLLAAGIKAEITLPKVLGSNMVLQRNQSVPVWGNADKGEKVTVKFAGQTKTAVSDTSGYWKVMLTPLKASEKPASMTIKGKNKIILNNILVGDVWLCSGQSNMEYPLNRKTKKYQGPKATPDVAAAELKKTQPDNIRYFYVEKNYKPNEYKTKGWVNGNDSVLHNLSAIGYFFAQEIHKEIGVPIGIMSISWGGTRVEQWTPYWAYEQSPIFKEQASKKDFKIDGMHPGQMYNSMLAPVIPFATKGVLWYQGESNLMVHDSLRYCDKFKLMVDTWRNLFGIKNWPFYYVQIAPHYYTHRTKDRFPHDVETLPITWEVQSQCLKIPSTGMAVTTDLVDSLKDIHPWNKWDVAHRLALIAAAKSYGKNIEYSGPVYKSMQVMNDKIILSFDHIGSGLISKDGKPLTWFTIAGEDGKFVQAEAKIENNQVIVYSQNVKSPKNVRFGWHEEAQSNFFNKEGLPASPFRTDAPTWEMK; encoded by the coding sequence ATGAAAATCAAAACACTTCTCACCCCTGCCCTTGCGCTTCTGCTGGCTGCGGGAATCAAGGCCGAAATTACCTTGCCAAAAGTGCTTGGAAGCAACATGGTGCTTCAGCGAAACCAATCCGTTCCCGTTTGGGGAAATGCTGATAAAGGCGAAAAAGTCACCGTAAAATTTGCCGGACAAACCAAAACCGCTGTTAGCGACACGTCCGGTTATTGGAAAGTGATGCTTACACCACTCAAAGCGTCAGAGAAACCTGCATCAATGACGATCAAAGGAAAAAACAAGATCATCCTGAATAATATTCTTGTGGGAGATGTATGGTTGTGTTCAGGTCAATCAAATATGGAATACCCCCTGAATAGAAAAACAAAGAAATATCAGGGTCCCAAAGCGACTCCCGATGTGGCAGCTGCCGAGCTGAAGAAAACACAACCGGATAATATCCGTTACTTCTACGTGGAAAAGAATTACAAACCCAACGAATATAAAACCAAAGGCTGGGTAAATGGCAACGACAGCGTCCTTCATAATCTGTCAGCTATCGGATACTTTTTTGCTCAGGAAATACATAAAGAGATCGGTGTACCCATCGGTATTATGTCAATATCATGGGGCGGAACCCGCGTGGAACAATGGACACCTTACTGGGCCTACGAACAATCTCCAATCTTTAAAGAACAAGCTTCCAAAAAGGATTTTAAGATTGACGGAATGCATCCCGGACAAATGTACAACAGTATGCTGGCACCGGTAATTCCTTTTGCAACCAAAGGAGTACTCTGGTATCAGGGAGAATCGAATCTTATGGTACACGATAGCCTGCGCTATTGTGACAAATTTAAACTTATGGTGGACACCTGGCGTAATTTATTTGGCATAAAGAACTGGCCTTTCTACTATGTACAGATTGCACCACACTATTATACACATCGAACTAAAGATCGCTTTCCGCATGATGTGGAAACACTGCCCATAACATGGGAAGTACAGTCTCAATGTCTCAAAATCCCATCTACAGGTATGGCAGTTACCACTGATCTGGTCGATAGCCTGAAAGATATTCACCCATGGAACAAATGGGATGTGGCCCACCGCCTTGCATTGATTGCAGCAGCAAAAAGTTATGGAAAAAACATCGAATACTCCGGCCCGGTCTATAAATCAATGCAGGTAATGAATGATAAGATTATCCTGTCATTCGATCACATTGGCAGCGGGCTGATCAGTAAAGACGGAAAGCCGCTTACCTGGTTCACCATTGCAGGAGAAGATGGTAAGTTTGTACAAGCAGAGGCAAAAATTGAAAACAATCAGGTAATTGTCTATTCTCAAAATGTTAAATCACCAAAAAATGTCCGCTTCGGATGGCATGAAGAAGCACAATCCAACTTCTTTAATAAGGAAGGATTGCCGGCATCACCTTTCCGTACTGATGCTCCTACGTGGGAGATGAAATAA
- a CDS encoding adenosylhomocysteinase, with the protein MKKRFIFAIMAMTFMLAKAENKVSAITTAQNDSITVKKPADGSSFENAIVITETTEDKGVAAEYKWIKQNYPDASVRGQVCSGKNKRKYDIIDIITKSGEKKSIYFDITNFYGKF; encoded by the coding sequence ATGAAAAAGAGATTCATATTTGCTATTATGGCTATGACGTTTATGCTGGCCAAAGCCGAAAACAAAGTATCTGCCATCACTACGGCTCAAAATGATTCTATCACTGTCAAAAAACCGGCTGACGGCAGCTCATTCGAGAATGCAATTGTAATAACTGAAACCACAGAAGACAAAGGAGTAGCAGCCGAATATAAATGGATTAAACAGAATTATCCGGATGCCAGCGTAAGAGGACAGGTTTGTTCGGGCAAAAACAAAAGAAAGTATGACATCATAGATATCATCACAAAGTCAGGTGAGAAAAAGAGTATCTATTTTGACATCACCAATTTCTATGGTAAATTCTGA
- a CDS encoding lysozyme inhibitor LprI family protein codes for MKKTLFLLFVLSLPQLCNAASPREITAQELDKYKTEIRKMAAELRQKLTKSDDFEGLNKAICIEFHTDTLYIERLMDKRISIDYSTAGMIKAAYDAETDYDKLLNKYYKYILKRLNPSDKEILKETQRCWIQYRDCERKFNSTISKDEYSGGGTMQRILVTNRDLDLTRMRVFELYDYLIRMTE; via the coding sequence ATGAAAAAGACACTATTTCTACTATTCGTATTGTCATTACCCCAACTCTGTAATGCTGCTTCACCCAGGGAAATCACAGCTCAGGAATTGGATAAATACAAAACTGAGATTCGTAAAATGGCAGCAGAACTCCGACAGAAACTCACAAAGAGTGATGATTTTGAAGGACTGAATAAGGCTATTTGCATTGAGTTTCATACTGACACATTATACATCGAAAGGCTAATGGATAAAAGAATCTCTATAGACTATTCTACTGCCGGGATGATTAAAGCCGCCTATGATGCCGAAACGGATTATGACAAACTGCTGAATAAGTACTACAAATATATTCTCAAGAGACTAAATCCATCGGATAAAGAGATCTTGAAAGAAACTCAAAGATGCTGGATACAATACAGAGATTGCGAACGTAAATTTAATAGCACTATTTCAAAAGATGAATACTCTGGCGGAGGAACTATGCAGAGGATATTGGTTACGAACAGAGATCTCGATCTAACCCGGATGCGTGTCTTTGAACTGTACGATTATCTGATACGAATGACAGAATGA